The Pocillopora verrucosa isolate sample1 chromosome 9, ASM3666991v2, whole genome shotgun sequence genome includes the window CGGTCGAAGACAAATACGTTGGGTCTAAAATAACTTCAGGGTGATTTCTCTTGGAAGGAGGCTTTTAGGAAGAGTCTCTTAGCTTGATCGTCTCTTGATTAATACGTATGTctatttaacttttctttcaggTGGTATTTTTTTGAGTGGTGTCATTGTTAGGCGGTTTAATTTGAAGAAGTCGTGCCGACTTTCTGCAATGTGCTGCctttttcttcaactttttaCCGTATGGACAGCAGCAACTTTTATCATCCCGGGATGCAATCAGATCGAATTGGCGGGTATCACCAAACCCTATTACAAAAGGTGTGGAAAATTTCTGTcattcggaaaaaaaatttaaagtgatCTATAGAGGCACACCTCGACTCTCAGGAATATAAGTAAATGGCATGGGTGACATATCAGTATTCTGGTGCATCACTATACAAAACCAGAAGAACTTTAGTCAAAAGAATTGGATAAGCTTGGAAAATTGCAgccaattttaattttgtacttTTCCTGCAATGAATAAATCAGGATGAAAGTTTTTTCAGTATTGGTGGgaatgataattaaaaatatcCCAATAAGGCCAGAATTTCATATGAATGTCGTGGTAGAACTAAGTAGAATCCTACTTTATATTTATACTGGGTGGGGCCACGGGCCAAAAAGTATACACCACCTAACCAAGGTGTTTCACTCTACATAAGAAGAAGCTTTTTTTCACCTACGTCCTTGACATCATTGGGGCTCTAATGGTTTGATCTTTACCTTTTCGTTTATCACGAATAGCCAGTCACAAATCGGAAGTGTAACAGCCCCATGCAATGCGAACTGTAGTTGCTCGATCGCAAATATTGATCCCGTGTGTGGAGAGGATAACTTGAGTTATTTTTCGCCTTGCCACGCTGGATGTTCAAAAGTGGAAGGATCTAAGGTATGAAATCCAcacatgtttgttttaatagtCTCTAGGGAAAAAGGGATTTCGCGCTCTGATCGGTTCAGCATTGCGTTTACCTTAGGAACTGCGAGGTAAtctcagtttaaaaaaattaggttaCAACATGATCCCTGTACTTTGTGAAGCTACTCAGCTTCAACAAAATTCACAACTTTCCGTTCAGTAttaaaaatagattaataattttttcaggcATACCAGTGTAGTTGTATTCCTCCTATTGGGAATGGGACCAAAGCAACAGCCACGAAACGCTACTGCGACCGAGGACCAGGCTGCAAGAATTTTCTGTATTTCCTCTTAGTTTCTTGTTTGCTATTCCTAGCCGTTTTCCTAACGGCAATACCAAGCAAAACCGTCGCTCTACGGTGagaaaatgtttcctttcaCGGAAAATGTCTCTAACACTGCTAGATTCGCCGACGAATCACTGCGAATAGTCCCCTGACTATCAGATTTGACTAATTTACACGGAGGTGCAGCCGCGCCTCCACTCGTTGGGACTAAGAGTTACGTCAGAACCAAATAAACGTCCATGAGAGTAGATTTGGGGTTAATTATACACAGGGAGTAGTCTTATTAGACTGATTACAGGGAATTCTCCACCCGGATGTATTACGATCTCAGTGTTTTCAACATTGCCAATGAACAAGACGAGATTATCATAGTATACATCATTGATTCACTGCCTTCGTGAAAGACATTTCCAGAAATTGGTGACGCTCTTCTTCATAACACATTGATggattttcttgaaaaaaacgtTAATAGTTGGAAGTGATCGGTATTCACGAAGTTTCAAAAGCGTCCAGGGCTATCTCATATCAATCgacttttctatttttctctccACAGATGTGTACCGTATAATCAAAGATCCTACTCCCTGGGTTTCCAGTTTATTTTCCAGCGCTCTCTTGGCTTTATGCCAGGACCCGTTGTGACTGGTTGGATATTTGACTATCTTTGCCTTCTCTGGGGAGAAAGCTGCGGAAAACGAGGTCGATGTCAAATATACGATATCAAGAAGCTGTCGTTAGCAATAACAGTTTTGGGATGTATTATGAAAGGTAAGGTTTCAGCCAGCGAGGTTACTGCCATCATCGATCGAATAAATAAAGGACAGCTTCTGATTTTTTCAGTGATGGAAGATAAAAAGCATAGTACATTGTTCCGTAGTATTTGTAATTGTATGCGCATTAACCTACTTtgtatcaaacaaacaactttaaaCCTTTCGCCACCCAACTAAGAAATCCTCCACCAAGGATGACATTCTTTACCTTTGCcctttctcaaacttttgcattACCATAACTATTCCAAATTCTTTGCAGTCTTATGGAAAACACCTTCATGATGTGAAACTTAGGGGTATCAGAGGTTAATAACACTAAACCCAATAAAAAGTAAGGCAGAAGgcaaatttttttgggaaacgAGGCACTTTCAGTGAAACCTGGGTAGGTGCTTCGTAGGAGCCATAAGCCTTTCGCTGTCACGAGCAACCAATGCAACGATAATACAACATGTGGCTTGGTAGTCCAACTAGTATATGGGTGGCGTGAGTTCACATTCCGTCGAAGCCTGTATTtcttgcaagtttttttttattgaaatttcatGATTGTAGCTCACAAGTATTCTTTACTTAAATATCTGTAACAGGTAAAAAtgtagtttattatttttcgctttttaatGCCGATAGCAACTAAGAGTAATTCTAAAGTTTACAATAAGTCGTATCGAGGTAGGGAAAGTTTGACATCTGAATGCACTCAAAAGACTAAATTTGTCCTTTGTTAAAGCCTGCCTTAAAACACCTGTTTTTCCTTCAAGTGTTAAATTCGTCTAACTATTGTTTCGTTCTTAATTCTCAGGTCTGGCTGTGTTATTCTTTTTCCTGAGTTTTTGGTTTTGCAAATCAAGCTACGATGAAGATGATGTAAAGAAGACCAAACtaaaaacgaaattgaaatgaCGGGAGAGTCTTTGTCGAAAAAATCTGTACTTAATTAAGTAACCAATGTGACGGTCAGACTGTCTATATAAGCCGGCCTCTGTAACTGGGAGGGTCTCGATGGAGTCAACCATAAGCCGAGAAACGGCCGAAAAATTCAGTCGtaaggcgtaaaaattgacaaaaattaaCCGTTcgtcgtaaaaaaaaattatccgcaaattttttttctggtgaccaTAATGGAAAGAATTTTAACCAGAAGCCGTAAAACAAGAGAATATGAACCGATCATGATCTTTTGCCGTAAAAACCATCCTCCACTGGTTGCGGTGACAATTTAAGTAAGTTTGTGGTATGGGTCTATGTCACAATTTAAGAATTTccaacattttttattatccGTGTTCTGATTGTATATTCCATAAAGAGTATCACTATTACTGTATTATGCgtattactattattgtatGAATCAGTTAACCATTCTTCCGGTTGTGTTATATTAATACTATGGACCATAGTGAGGGTAGtaaggggaaggggggaaggggggagaggGTTCCGATCCCGTTGATCaaaaaaattcacgcgtcacgtgTATTTTGAACAGTATTTCACGCGTCACCAATTTAAAAGGCAAAACTTAAAATGAATGTTTGTAAAAGTCACGCGTCACAAATTAATTTGGGCTTCAGTTATGTGTCACGTTAAAAACCTCACCCTCCATGATAAAAATGTTAATGTTGACACCAAGAAGCTAGCACTAAGACAATTAGAGTTGTGTCCATTAATCACTTTTTATAAAAGGATTAGAGAACAGATTTGGAACCCATGACTTCCCTTACACACTTGTGTCCTGATCATTTAATTTCTTGCCGTATTCTACCGTTTTCCTGACGCTCTTCGCTTCGTCTGAAGTAGTTCGTTTGCGACAATACCAAAACGAAATGAAATAGAATAAAGAAGCCAACACtgcagaaagaaaaataaagtacaGTTAAGGTGAAATCTTAATACAATTGCTGAAGTGATAGTAATAATTATGGTTGAAATTAAAGTTCACTCTCGCGAGTGAATGACTCATAAGAAAAGGTGTGTAAGGTCTACGTTTTTAAGCTTGGTTAGTGTGTAGAGTGAGGGGGGGTAGGAGGGGGTGGTTGGTTGAAGAATGGGAGATGTTGAAGCTCTTTATTGATCGACGACGCATGACACTGAGTGTGAGTGCAGaggctgaagaaaaaaatgtcactCTCGACACATTGGTCTGCACATCCATCTTAGACGCTGCTCCGATATACCTGAACCGGAGGTCCTTGGTCACTCGTGACCGATGGATGCCAAAGATAAAACATAAATAGATAGAAATGTATCAAAAatcttatttcaaaattaccATGGGAACTTCCGGCGAGAAGCATGATGCCATAGGACAAACTATGTACGTCATAAAACTGACAATTGCCTCTTCTGCCGCAGCTTTCCGCCCAAACGAGGCAGCGAGTGTCAAACAACCAACCGTAAATTATCGGTCCGGGAATGAATCCAAGAGTTCGCTGGAATACAAACTGTAAGCCAAATGCGTAGGAGCGAATGTTGTCAGGAACTGACCTAGGATTGAACACAGCTGAGATGATAATATTGCCATTGTAATGGCAAATCTTTTGATGTTTGTagatttcctttttgttttcgtAAATGTTAGTTAAGTCCGAATTGGAAATGGAAGACGTAAATAGCAAAGAGTTTTAAATGAGTAGTAGTTAATTGTTAGTACTTGCAGTATTGTACAAGAATAAAAAGGTAAAGGCAAGGTCTGCGCTGGAGCCAAGTGGCCCACTCAGCCGGAGCTTATTCTGGTTTCCGACGAGGAAGCGACTAGGAAAATTTTCTGAAAGGGGATGCTCTTCCATCGCATGATTACCCCCCATtatttcatcaggctttcctgacaatgcgccagtacccatttatactcttggaTGGACAGAGGCGTTGTGAGAGTGAAGCGTTCTGCCAAATGTTGGTTGTCTAAACAACTGTGGACAACCAACGTTGTAAGAATTCAGGGGCACAGGCCTGCCAGCTGTTTTCAAATCGAAAAGTCTTGTTACTTTTACATGTGTTTACCTAAGTACAACGGTCTTGTTTGGTACAGAAAGTGTAAAACCTGCCATCACCAGAAGTAGCACAGCGACCAAAAATACGATGTAATTTTTGCAGCCTGAGCCTCTGTCACATAATCCACGAGAAGCCAAGGGTGTTGAGACATTAAAAGGTGGCGAGACACAGTTACACCCAGTGTAAACCTGTTACGAAAACACATCATTAACTAGTGCACTGTAAACTTTGAAGGTAAAAATAGAGCCTGGATACATGTGCTACAGAATCTGTGGCTCGGCTTATATTAAGTACATGTACTTTACGGGTTTTTTGTTGAATAAATGTAACTCGTGGACCTGCGTTCAAGAATCTTTCTGTGATCGAGGGTCAGACGAATAATAAATTGTAAGTTTACGAACAGGATTTCGAAATCTCTGAGGAGTCTCTTGACTGATTCGAAATCTCGCGTCATTCTGACTACAAACTGTgctttatgtaaaaaaaaatgtcacaatcaTGTTTGGTAGTAAACTATTAAACTCAACgttattttctctttacaataaaGTTCCTTCTTCCCAAGTCATCATGCCACCCGTGTTATACATGGTAATCTCATGCGCTGAATGTAGGTAAAAGTTGATTTTTTGATGAGGATAAAAATTTAGGCCCTTCTAAATGGCGATTTCCATGTTCGACCTTGAGATTGTATTGTATCAttggaaattttgaatttgttctAGCTGACATCACTATTGATAGGTCATATTCAAGGAAAGATTCTGTTCTTAAACCTTACCCCACTAGTGTCTGATGAAGTGCAACCAGCAAAACAAGGAGAGAAGTACGTTAATTTGTCCGAGCCACACACAGGTCTGATCAGGGACAGAGGGCAACTGCAGTTTTTGTTACATgttgaaattaaagaatttCCTCCCATTGTGCTGTGAAAGACAAACAAGTTAAGTCCATGAATCATTAAAGAAATCCTTGCAATATGTAGCTATAGAACATGACAGTCCAGCCAGTATAATCCCTACAACCTACAAATAATCTACAACTTGCTAGTTCTTTACAAGGGTTTTAGTGATAGTGTCTACGAAATGACCAGGAAACGAGCTATAAACCACTCAGAAATCCAGTTATCACACGTGGAGAAGTGCAGAAATCACAAAATCAATTCAACTACTTCAATTGCTATTACCTTTCTCCCCACCTGTCCCAGTACGGTTTGACTATCCCGGCAAGTTGCACCTCGTCACATCCGGGTATTAGCCAAATAagacttgaaaatattgtggCAACCTTGATAATCAAACAGCATTTAGCTGCCATAAGGAGTGTCTCTTTTAACTTGAAACGACGGACAACAAGACCTCCCAAGAAAACACCACCTGGAAATAATGTGTTGCAGTAAAATAAATTGTCCCTTTTAGAATCAAAACTCGATAATTATCTCTAAACAAGGCGTAAGAGACCGATATCATTATTTATCGTTGGGGCAgtaggggaaggggggggggggtgggggttgggAGGGATGAAGGATTCTGGGAATGTCACGACACAATTTATCTGATCTTACTATTAGGCTCAGTAGTATTCTGATGATCCcctctcattggcagtcaattttctgtagtctcacctttaaactctgttagtGCGATCCtcccaaaatcctccgaccctcCCCTCCTCCCGGGATAAATAATGAGTGCTTCCTAAGCTCTTGCGAAACTACGTCATTTGCGCACCCTTGTCTTCAaagtgtttaaatatttttagccaGGGCTGCGCCTGTTTCCAATTTAAATCTGCTCTTTATCCGCTAGTAGTTAACATTCTTAATAAGTAGCTTTGTAGCCATCTCTTTCTCTTCTAGGAGGTGGCTCCAGGTTTATCAAACCGCCTCTTACATGGGAAACTGAGCTAGAGTCACATTCACGGGGAGTAAATAACGAACAGATTCCACGTTATTGTGCGTCTGTTCAGCTTATGACATAAACAACAAGAGTTTACCTCCAGCACCGGGAGCCACCGCTATCCCAATGGCCAGCCCTGCAATGGCCAAACTTAGATTAAACTTCAGATAAAGGAATTTCACAAGGAAAGGCCCCACCCCAGCGCTACCAAAAGTGGTTGCCGACAGGGCCAAAGCATTAAAAACGAAGACAGGATTCTTGAGAAGCTGCTTTGTCGCTGGGATAATACTTTTTAGGTTCTCCATTACGTTTTGGTCTTTTAAAGGAATGGctctttctttcaacaattgTTCCCTCCTTTCTTTGGCACCAGGAAGCTGCCGTGGAAATCCTGAAAGGGCCACACTAGTAAGGACGAGAAGGCTTCCACCAATTACGTACCCAAGCCACCACGCCCCTATCCAACGTGAATCCCGAGGAGTGATGTGAAAGCCTTTGGGCTGGAAGAAAAATGCATCTttggtttcaataataataataataataataataataataataatatatatatataaatgtggcataaagtgctcaatgctgtggtagcagagctgagtttatataagtgaaagaatcaaagaggacgcatcgattctctaTTACTCTGAATTTTGCGCCTtagcgctcgtcagacagacgtcagaaagttctgtctgacgagcgcttaggcgcggAACTCAcagtaacagagaatcgatgcgtcctctttgattctttcacttatatatatatatatatatatatatatatttatatgatAGTAcctattaaaacaaaaatacactAAGTTAGGAACTGTTAAAACTATAATAGAAATTACAAGAAATGATCGTCTAGGGCTTCCCTAAATAATTCTCTAGAATTAATATTCCTCAAGCTTGTAGTCAATGAATTATAAATCTAGGcaccaaaaaatgaaaactacgGTGCGCAAAATCCacttattatatactcaacaaaatatcgcgtttctgattggtcaatgatgaatgcataaataggttatagagtgcaatagaggttatagagtgcaatacggagaagttgctatggaaacaccggggaagcgccaaatttgaacaccaaattataaaaaatggcTGACAGCCGGTTTGCtttgtcgagaatataataaataaaaaatcgtatgaacctgctcgtgcatttcgtgattcatggtcactcgtgatgttttgaaagttctcaaattgcactcgcctacggctcgtgaaattttgagaactttcaaaacatcactagtgcccataaatcacgaaatgcactcgcgttcatacgatttcctatacttataCAGCTAGTGAATAGCAACTTTTTTTCTGACATACGAAATTGCATTTTGTTACAATAGAAGTCGTCCTCGGTCTCGGGTGGTACTAAAGGCCTCGGGAGGTACTaaagacctcgggcacagtttttccaatacggacctcccggctggtgaataacatacAATTGGAACTATTTTTATAAACCTGTCGAAGGAAGTTATAACAGAACGCTAAGAGCTTATTTCCTGGGAACTTACCATTTCCAGATCAACGTAGTTTGTAAGCATCGCACCTGCAACAAGAAACCCTAACCCAGGACCAACAATTGCTGCTGCGAAGAAAACACCGAAGTAGACTGGACACGATTTTGGGTGGACATTCTCGTCGATATAAGCGGGCGCTAGTGAGTACAGGGGTGACGTTCCAGCTCCCATGACCATTTGCGCAACCGAAAAGATCATCAGGTAGTACCAGTTCTTTGCGTATTTCGATAAACACTGGGAACCCTCTAAATCCGATGTTGTGTTTGTGGTGTTCACGTGACAGAAGAGCTGCCTTTGACCTGTAGAGGCTCCGTGGTCAGCCTCTGGTTGATATCGCCCGATTATAACGTGGGGAAGGGCATGTATGAAGCATCCAACACCTGAAAGGTTCATAAGATGTCTTTCTCAAACTTACCAGATGTTTTTGGACTAAGGTTACTTTTCAGCCTGTACTGTCAACGAGATGATAATCATGAATTTGTCGGTGACTTTTTACTATATTTGCACCGTCGATCATTTAAGAGCTAGCGACTAATGAGTCAACTAATCTTAACAGAGGTTTGTAGAGTCGAAATATACATCGAAACCTGCTGATACCCAAGgttagtctcgtacccagacctttcaaGGCTAAGGGGTTGTCGGTAGGATCCTGGTACGTGATAAACCGAATGTGTTACTGAAATTGCTACCAACTCTGACAAGTACGTAAGCAAATTTAGACGCCTGGGTGACGTAATTGTCCATGttcatctgtttgtttttgcttaGTTTAGTTTTTCGCGTTATTGTACCTTTTGCTAATTAGTCATATTATgtgcttccttttttttcatatgctAGGTTTTTATTTTGCGTTTGTATATTTTTCGTCTGTTCAGATATATTTCTGCGTCAGTTGAAGACTAGTTTAGGGCAGCGTGATAGCCCCACCCAACCCCCCGCCTCTTGTCACAACTAGCAACTGCTTTTATCATTTCGATCGTTTCACTTCCCTTTGCATCGTTGATTCGATTTGGATGGTTTTCACATTAATTAAGCCCTTAAAGGCATTTGTGACTACAACAAATATTGAAGGAAACAGGAGTTCTGCCAACAGGCAACATATTACATGGATTATGAGAAAGGCAGGCGTCAAAAATCAAGGAGTGCACCTGTTATCAGAGCTCCATATCCTAGCCATTTGGACTTATTTCCATAGCCGCCACAATAACTGGCGATAAATGTAAGAAGAATGGCAGAAATATCATTGGAAGCAGCGATGAACCCTGTTTCTCTGCTAGTAAACTGGAATCGCTTTTCAATGGTTGTGAGAACGGCAGAGCTTATACCACCAACAGTCATTCCTGAAAAATatcattcataaaaaatatCACTCGTAGGATCTTTGAACTCCAGGAAGAAAGGGAAAGGCCCCCAAATGGGGGTTTGATGC containing:
- the LOC131779306 gene encoding solute carrier organic anion transporter family member 4A1 isoform X1 — encoded protein: METKKKPLLLRYGWRNFRPGYLQFMNNSKCFLLFATAFSISQGMTVGGISSAVLTTIEKRFQFTSRETGFIAASNDISAILLTFIASYCGGYGNKSKWLGYGALITGVGCFIHALPHVIIGRYQPEADHGASTGQRQLFCHVNTTNTTSDLEGSQCLSKYAKNWYYLMIFSVAQMVMGAGTSPLYSLAPAYIDENVHPKSCPVYFGVFFAAAIVGPGLGFLVAGAMLTNYVDLEMPKGFHITPRDSRWIGAWWLGYVIGGSLLVLTSVALSGFPRQLPGAKERREQLLKERAIPLKDQNVMENLKSIIPATKQLLKNPVFVFNALALSATTFGSAGVGPFLVKFLYLKFNLSLAIAGLAIGIAVAPGAGGGVFLGGLVVRRFKLKETLLMAAKCCLIIKVATIFSSLIWLIPGCDEVQLAGIVKPYWDRWGESTMGGNSLISTCNKNCSCPLSLIRPVCGSDKLTYFSPCFAGCTSSDTSGVYTGCNCVSPPFNVSTPLASRGLCDRGSGCKNYIVFLVAVLLLVMAGFTLSVPNKTVVLRSVPDNIRSYAFGLQFVFQRTLGFIPGPIIYGWLFDTRCLVWAESCGRRGNCQFYDVHSLSYGIMLLAGSSHVLASLFYFISFWYCRKRTTSDEAKSVRKTVEYGKKLNDQDTSV
- the LOC131779306 gene encoding solute carrier organic anion transporter family member 4A1 isoform X2; this translates as METKKKPLLLRYGWRNFRPGYLQFMNNSKCFLLFATAFSISQGMTVGGISSAVLTTIEKRFQFTSRETGFIAASNDISAILLTFIASYCGGYGNKSKWLGYGALITGVGCFIHALPHVIIGRYQPEADHGASTGQRQLFCHVNTTNTTSDLEGSQCLSKYAKNWYYLMIFSVAQMVMGAGTSPLYSLAPAYIDENVHPKSCPVYFGVFFAAAIVGPGLGFLVAGAMLTNYVDLEMPKGFHITPRDSRWIGAWWLGYVIGGSLLVLTSVALSGFPRQLPGAKERREQLLKERAIPLKDQNVMENLKSIIPATKQLLKNPVFVFNALALSATTFGSAGVGPFLVKFLYLKFNLSLAIAGLAIGIAVAPGAGGGVFLGGLVVRRFKLKETLLMAAKCCLIIKVATIFSSLIWLIPGCDEVQLAGIVKPYWDSTMGGNSLISTCNKNCSCPLSLIRPVCGSDKLTYFSPCFAGCTSSDTSGVYTGCNCVSPPFNVSTPLASRGLCDRGSGCKNYIVFLVAVLLLVMAGFTLSVPNKTVVLRSVPDNIRSYAFGLQFVFQRTLGFIPGPIIYGWLFDTRCLVWAESCGRRGNCQFYDVHSLSYGIMLLAGSSHVLASLFYFISFWYCRKRTTSDEAKSVRKTVEYGKKLNDQDTSV